A window of the Candidatus Methylomirabilota bacterium genome harbors these coding sequences:
- a CDS encoding cupin domain-containing protein codes for MTSPDSIRGRAVVVQPGQGPSYWQPVPANGHADPVLFPGSTGFDGLSLGFQSIAPGGRIREHSHGEQVELQICFRGRGSVVVDGATHALVPGTACFLGYDVKHEIINEGAEDLVMLWVVTPPGLEKFFEAIGRPRAAGQAPPAPFERPTDVVAIERGLGMNDTVA; via the coding sequence ATGACCTCACCCGACTCGATTCGAGGCCGTGCCGTCGTTGTCCAGCCGGGCCAGGGCCCGTCGTACTGGCAGCCCGTCCCCGCCAACGGTCACGCCGATCCCGTGCTCTTCCCCGGCAGCACCGGTTTCGACGGTCTCTCCTTGGGCTTTCAGAGCATCGCGCCCGGCGGGCGCATCCGGGAGCACTCGCACGGCGAGCAGGTGGAGCTGCAGATCTGCTTCCGCGGGCGCGGCAGCGTGGTCGTGGACGGCGCCACGCACGCGCTCGTGCCCGGCACTGCGTGCTTCCTCGGCTACGACGTCAAGCACGAGATCATCAACGAGGGGGCAGAGGACCTCGTGATGCTCTGGGTCGTGACCCCGCCCGGGCTCGAGAAGTTCTTCGAGGCGATCGGGCGGCCGCGCGCGGCGGGCCAGGCGCCCCCCGCGCCCTTCGAGCGGCCGACGGACGTGGTGGCGATCGAGCGCGGCCTTGGTATGAACGACACGGTGGCATGA
- a CDS encoding alpha/beta fold hydrolase, translated as MPRVSIGDAEIHYDEQGSGPPLLLVLGLSGLGSFWAPQVADFARDFRVITHDHRGAGQSTHSRIEYSVEQMAGDVLRLMDRLGIDAAHYVGHSTGGAMGQVLAQDHPDRILSLVLSATWAGHDPFFRRCFEARKQVLLECGVESYLRASALFVAPGWWVSANDAQLAEQHRRQAAAQAPVEVMASRIDAIVRFDRRDRLGEIGAPTMVVVAADDMLTPRFYSDELAGKIPGAKLLVLGTGGHLAPSIVPDEYNAAVGAFLREHRAP; from the coding sequence GTGCCGCGCGTCTCGATCGGCGACGCCGAGATCCACTACGACGAGCAGGGGAGCGGCCCGCCGCTGCTCCTCGTGCTGGGGCTGTCGGGGCTCGGGTCCTTCTGGGCGCCCCAGGTTGCCGACTTCGCGCGGGACTTCCGCGTCATCACCCACGACCACCGCGGCGCCGGGCAGAGCACGCACTCGCGGATCGAGTACTCCGTCGAGCAGATGGCGGGCGACGTCCTGCGCCTCATGGACCGGCTCGGCATCGACGCCGCGCACTACGTGGGGCATTCGACGGGCGGCGCCATGGGACAGGTCCTGGCGCAGGACCACCCTGACCGGATCCTGAGCCTGGTGCTCTCCGCCACGTGGGCGGGGCACGATCCGTTCTTCCGCCGCTGCTTCGAGGCGCGCAAGCAGGTGCTGCTCGAGTGCGGCGTGGAAAGCTATCTGCGCGCCTCGGCGCTCTTCGTGGCGCCGGGCTGGTGGGTCAGCGCCAACGACGCCCAGCTTGCCGAGCAGCACCGCCGGCAGGCCGCCGCGCAGGCGCCCGTTGAGGTGATGGCGAGCCGCATCGACGCCATCGTGCGCTTCGACCGCCGGGATCGCCTGGGCGAGATCGGCGCTCCGACCATGGTGGTGGTGGCGGCCGACGACATGCTGACCCCGCGCTTCTATTCCGACGAGCTGGCAGGCAAGATCCCCGGCGCCAAGCTCCTCGTGCTCGGCACGGGAGGCCACCTGGCCCCCAGCATCGTCCCCGATGAGTACAACGCCGCCGTCGGGGCCTTCCTGAGGGAGCACCGGGCCCCCTAG
- a CDS encoding D-alanyl-D-alanine carboxypeptidase family protein yields MHLSAESALLLAPDGTVLFAKNASEDHAPASLVKLMTLYLACEDLEAGRAKWDEPVTISRRAAETPRYRMGLRAGEDVPFRTLLEGVAIGSANDAATAVAEHLGVTEEAFVERMNAKAAELGLASTHFANAHGLPDPGQRSTAQDMARLIGHVVQDYPASRPLLGGASFVYRGRVHSRRIPLFQEPGGVQALKTGFTREAGYNLAIAAWRAGQRFLLIVLGSQTRSLSFRDAQQLLRYGFAETGIESAEEPRRPAPPTPTRRPTDRRRHAAVAVGHPVPSPDY; encoded by the coding sequence ATGCACCTGAGCGCGGAGTCCGCCCTCCTGCTCGCTCCCGACGGTACGGTGCTCTTCGCCAAGAACGCATCAGAAGACCATGCGCCGGCGAGCCTGGTGAAGCTCATGACGCTCTACCTCGCCTGCGAGGATCTCGAGGCGGGGCGCGCGAAGTGGGACGAGCCCGTGACCATCAGCCGGCGCGCCGCCGAGACCCCGCGCTATCGCATGGGACTCCGCGCCGGCGAGGATGTGCCCTTCCGCACGCTGCTCGAAGGCGTGGCCATCGGTTCGGCCAATGACGCCGCGACGGCGGTGGCCGAGCACCTCGGCGTCACCGAGGAGGCCTTTGTCGAGCGCATGAACGCCAAGGCGGCCGAACTGGGCCTCGCCTCCACGCATTTCGCCAACGCGCACGGCCTGCCCGACCCCGGCCAGCGCAGCACGGCGCAGGACATGGCGCGGCTGATCGGCCACGTCGTCCAGGACTACCCGGCTTCGCGACCGCTCCTGGGCGGCGCCAGCTTCGTCTACCGCGGCCGGGTCCACAGCCGGCGCATCCCTCTCTTTCAGGAACCGGGCGGCGTGCAGGCGCTCAAGACGGGCTTCACGCGCGAGGCGGGCTACAACCTCGCCATCGCGGCGTGGCGGGCGGGCCAGCGTTTTCTCCTGATCGTGCTGGGCTCGCAAACGCGCAGCCTGTCCTTTCGCGACGCCCAGCAGCTCCTGCGCTACGGCTTCGCCGAGACCGGCATCGAATCCGCCGAGGAGCCGCGTCGGCCCGCGCCGCCGACGCCGACGCGTCGGCCGACGGACCGACGGCGGCACGCCGCCGTGGCGGTCGGCCACCCCGTCCCGTCCCCAGACTACTAG
- a CDS encoding haloacid dehalogenase type II gives MARPKAFVFDAYGTLFDVHSVVEAGRGVTGDPQALSTLWRQKQLEYTWLRALMGRYEDFWAVTEAALRWALGRLGIRAGETEIARLMEAYLSLATFPEVPDALAAMAGTPLGILSNGSPKMLAAAVRSSGLEGRLAHVLSVDAVRTYKPSPAVYELGTRAFGLPAADILFVSSNGWDVAGAKAFGYRVCWCNRLGAPRENLGVTPDLEVPRLDEILPALA, from the coding sequence GTGGCCAGACCCAAGGCCTTCGTTTTCGACGCCTACGGCACGCTCTTCGACGTCCACTCGGTGGTCGAGGCCGGGCGCGGCGTGACCGGCGATCCGCAAGCGCTCTCGACGCTCTGGCGACAGAAGCAGCTCGAGTACACGTGGCTCCGGGCGCTCATGGGGCGCTACGAGGACTTCTGGGCTGTGACAGAAGCCGCGCTGCGCTGGGCGCTCGGGCGCCTCGGCATACGGGCCGGCGAGACTGAGATCGCCCGGCTGATGGAGGCGTATCTCTCGCTTGCGACCTTCCCCGAGGTCCCGGACGCGCTGGCCGCGATGGCGGGCACGCCCCTCGGCATTCTCTCGAACGGGTCGCCCAAGATGCTGGCCGCGGCGGTTCGCTCGAGCGGCCTCGAAGGCCGGCTCGCCCACGTCCTGTCGGTTGACGCCGTCAGGACCTACAAGCCGTCGCCGGCCGTCTACGAGCTGGGGACGCGGGCGTTCGGGCTTCCGGCGGCGGACATCCTCTTCGTGTCGTCCAACGGCTGGGACGTCGCGGGCGCCAAGGCCTTCGGCTACCGCGTCTGCTGGTGCAACCGCCTGGGGGCGCCGCGGGAGAACCTCGGCGTCACGCCCGATCTCGAGGTGCCGCGCCTCGACGAGATCCTGCCGGCGCTAGCCTAG
- a CDS encoding aminotransferase class I/II-fold pyridoxal phosphate-dependent enzyme, with translation FANPGDGVLMQLPVYPPILRLPDNVGMSRDGADLTRGADGRYIVDFDTFEQAITPRTRMFLLCNPHNPVGHVFTREELSRMAEVCLRRGLVICADEIHGDLVYSGHGHVPIASLDPDIEARTITLMAPSKTYNLAGLRCALAVIPNQTLREKFVASRLDMVQTPNILGYTAMLAAYRDGQPWLDELLRYLEANRDFLVKHVRTNFPGIEVGVPEATYLAWLDCRQARIPNNDPFTFFLETGRVAFNDGATFGRGGQGFVRLNFGCPRQLLIQGLERIGRALGRLPHGGP, from the coding sequence TTCGCGAACCCCGGCGACGGCGTGCTCATGCAGCTGCCCGTCTACCCGCCCATCTTGCGGCTGCCCGACAACGTGGGGATGTCGAGGGACGGCGCCGACCTCACGCGCGGCGCCGACGGGCGCTACATCGTCGACTTCGACACCTTCGAGCAGGCTATTACGCCGCGCACGCGCATGTTCCTCCTCTGCAACCCCCACAACCCGGTCGGCCACGTGTTCACACGCGAAGAGCTGTCGCGGATGGCGGAGGTCTGTCTCCGGCGCGGCCTCGTCATCTGCGCCGACGAGATCCACGGCGATCTTGTCTACAGCGGCCACGGCCATGTGCCGATCGCGTCACTCGATCCCGACATCGAGGCGCGCACCATCACGCTCATGGCGCCGAGCAAGACCTACAACCTGGCAGGTCTCAGGTGCGCGCTGGCCGTGATCCCGAACCAGACGCTGAGGGAGAAGTTCGTGGCGTCGCGGCTGGACATGGTCCAGACGCCGAACATCCTCGGCTACACGGCAATGCTCGCGGCGTACCGGGACGGGCAGCCCTGGCTGGACGAGCTTCTGCGCTACCTCGAAGCCAATCGGGACTTCCTCGTGAAGCACGTCCGGACCAACTTCCCGGGGATCGAGGTGGGCGTGCCCGAGGCCACGTATCTCGCGTGGCTGGACTGCCGCCAAGCGCGCATCCCGAACAACGACCCGTTCACATTCTTCCTCGAGACAGGCCGGGTGGCCTTCAATGACGGGGCGACATTCGGGCGCGGGGGGCAGGGATTCGTGCGTCTCAACTTCGGCTGCCCGCGCCAGCTGCTCATCCAGGGGCTCGAGCGCATCGGCCGGGCCCTCGGCCGCCTCCCGCACGGCGGGCCGTAG
- a CDS encoding GNAT family protein produces MGDRVFLRRPTGRDREAYLALRHRSAAFLLRWEPVPPRGRTAAEQFAAWLRSSRGGRHEKLLICRTTDGALLGAVNLNEIVRGPSQSAFLGYWIGAPYARQGYMTEALQLALAHAFRTLRLHRLEANILPENRASIALVKRAGFRREGYSPGYLKIAGRWADHVRWALRVEDWRAAEISGARNRVRPPFPSPAARRGAR; encoded by the coding sequence GTGGGTGACCGCGTCTTTCTGAGGAGGCCGACCGGCCGCGATCGGGAGGCGTACCTCGCTCTGCGGCACCGGAGCGCCGCCTTCCTGCTGCGCTGGGAGCCGGTTCCCCCGCGGGGACGCACGGCGGCGGAGCAGTTCGCCGCGTGGCTCAGGAGCAGCCGCGGCGGTCGTCACGAGAAGCTCCTGATCTGCCGCACGACGGACGGGGCGCTGCTGGGCGCCGTCAACCTCAACGAGATCGTGCGCGGCCCCTCGCAGAGCGCGTTTCTCGGCTACTGGATCGGTGCCCCCTACGCGCGGCAGGGCTATATGACCGAAGCGCTCCAGCTCGCGCTCGCTCACGCGTTCCGGACCCTCCGGCTGCACCGCCTCGAGGCCAACATCCTGCCTGAGAACCGCGCCTCGATTGCCCTGGTCAAGCGCGCGGGCTTTCGCCGCGAGGGATACTCGCCCGGGTATCTGAAGATCGCCGGCCGCTGGGCCGACCACGTGCGATGGGCGCTGCGCGTTGAGGACTGGCGGGCCGCGGAGATCAGCGGTGCTCGTAACCGGGTGAGACCTCCGTTTCCATCTCCGGCGGCGAGGCGGGGCGCCCGTTGA
- a CDS encoding cupin domain-containing protein has product MILKETPRSTYMDVSKIEWEPTRFPGVYTKKLYEDPSGRMTSLTRMEPGARLPSHRHVGIEQSFVLEGTLVDEDGACTAGNYVWRRAGSVHDAWSPDGCIVLGVFDKPNEFLA; this is encoded by the coding sequence ATGATCCTCAAAGAGACCCCGCGGTCCACCTACATGGACGTCTCAAAGATCGAGTGGGAGCCAACGCGCTTTCCGGGCGTGTACACGAAGAAGCTCTACGAGGACCCCTCTGGGCGGATGACGAGCCTGACCAGGATGGAGCCCGGCGCGCGGCTGCCCAGCCACCGCCACGTCGGCATCGAACAGAGCTTTGTCCTCGAGGGCACGCTCGTAGACGAAGACGGCGCCTGCACGGCCGGCAACTACGTGTGGCGGCGGGCCGGCTCGGTCCACGACGCGTGGAGCCCCGACGGTTGCATCGTCCTCGGCGTCTTCGACAAGCCGAACGAGTTTCTCGCCTAG
- a CDS encoding HU family DNA-binding protein → MTRADLIASMAAESGWTKAASDRALRALLASIRTSLKRGQPVTLVGFGTFSVGRRKARKGKNPRTGKPMNVAGGHTPRFKPSPELKRAIR, encoded by the coding sequence ATGACTCGCGCGGATCTCATCGCGTCGATGGCGGCCGAGAGCGGCTGGACCAAGGCCGCCTCGGACCGGGCGCTGCGCGCGCTTCTCGCGTCGATCCGCACCTCGCTCAAGCGCGGGCAGCCCGTGACCCTGGTGGGCTTCGGCACGTTCTCCGTCGGCCGTCGCAAGGCGCGCAAGGGCAAGAACCCGCGCACGGGCAAGCCCATGAACGTGGCGGGCGGACACACACCCAGGTTCAAGCCCTCTCCCGAGCTCAAGCGGGCTATCCGCTAG
- a CDS encoding glutaredoxin family protein — translation MKKVLLFTMEGNADGEAALAFFQSRGAAVDVRDVGRDPDASAEVFRLAGRLAVPAIVIDERVFLGFGGHLDEIEALVRE, via the coding sequence GTGAAAAAGGTGCTGCTGTTCACCATGGAGGGCAATGCCGACGGCGAAGCCGCGCTGGCGTTCTTCCAGTCGCGCGGCGCGGCCGTGGACGTGCGCGATGTCGGGCGCGACCCGGACGCCAGTGCCGAGGTATTCCGCCTGGCGGGTCGGCTCGCGGTCCCCGCGATCGTGATCGACGAGCGCGTGTTTCTCGGCTTCGGCGGGCACCTCGACGAGATCGAGGCGCTGGTGCGCGAGTAG
- a CDS encoding LLM class flavin-dependent oxidoreductase — MITKFSVLYVGQIELDNVGLHGTPANERRYSNERLAEAFQTAKEVAQHMDELGYYALWTAEHHFQREGYEVFPNLILLGTWLATQTRRLKFGCAFNVLPMWHPIRLAEDYAQADIMTGGRVIMGVGRGYHTREVETFGAPMLDNKANQELFEEQMEVLLKCFNEESWAFKGKHYTIPAPVEYRGYQLTDITVVPRPIHLPVEIWQPIASGKTLPYIAQRGIKGMVTLNGERIFDQVVRAYQSEAAKAGRKLALGQDICWGVGLYLAETVEAAVARVEPYHDERYKWFAPFGFVRYADEEGRSWGVPGAPARVPSIREGVAQKAWLCGPPALVIEQIREFEARYPGLEHMMIHWAEGMPPKEFKEQLAWFARDVMPTFSGRR, encoded by the coding sequence ATGATCACGAAGTTCTCGGTCCTGTATGTCGGCCAGATCGAGCTCGACAACGTCGGGCTGCACGGTACGCCGGCCAACGAGCGCCGCTATTCCAACGAGCGGCTGGCCGAGGCCTTCCAGACGGCGAAGGAAGTCGCCCAGCACATGGACGAGCTGGGCTACTACGCGCTCTGGACGGCCGAGCACCACTTCCAGCGCGAGGGTTACGAGGTCTTCCCGAACCTGATCCTGCTCGGCACCTGGCTCGCCACGCAGACCCGGCGGCTCAAGTTCGGCTGCGCCTTCAACGTGCTGCCGATGTGGCACCCGATCCGGCTCGCGGAGGACTACGCCCAGGCCGACATCATGACGGGCGGGCGCGTGATCATGGGCGTTGGCCGCGGTTACCACACGCGCGAGGTCGAGACCTTCGGCGCGCCCATGCTCGACAACAAGGCGAACCAGGAGCTTTTCGAGGAGCAGATGGAGGTGCTCCTCAAATGCTTCAACGAGGAGTCCTGGGCATTCAAGGGCAAGCACTACACGATCCCCGCGCCCGTGGAGTATCGCGGTTACCAGCTGACCGACATCACCGTCGTGCCGCGCCCCATCCACTTGCCGGTCGAGATCTGGCAGCCGATCGCCAGCGGCAAGACGCTGCCCTACATCGCCCAGCGCGGCATCAAGGGCATGGTCACGCTCAACGGCGAGCGCATCTTCGACCAGGTCGTGCGCGCCTACCAGTCCGAAGCGGCCAAGGCCGGCCGGAAGCTGGCGCTCGGTCAGGACATCTGCTGGGGCGTGGGCCTCTACCTGGCCGAGACGGTTGAGGCGGCGGTCGCGCGCGTCGAGCCCTATCACGACGAGCGTTACAAGTGGTTCGCGCCCTTCGGCTTCGTGCGCTACGCGGACGAGGAGGGCCGCTCGTGGGGCGTGCCGGGCGCGCCCGCGCGCGTGCCGAGTATTCGCGAGGGCGTGGCGCAGAAGGCCTGGCTCTGCGGGCCGCCCGCGCTCGTGATCGAGCAGATTCGCGAGTTCGAGGCGCGATATCCCGGGCTCGAGCACATGATGATCCACTGGGCCGAAGGCATGCCGCCCAAGGAATTCAAGGAACAGCTCGCCTGGTTCGCCAGAGATGTGATGCCAACCTTCTCGGGGCGGCGGTAG